In Deltaproteobacteria bacterium, the following proteins share a genomic window:
- the tilS gene encoding tRNA lysidine(34) synthetase TilS, whose product MYGKRPVLLKSEGQKVHSSSGISSLVSLVRLTIRRKNLFGPGTRVVVAVSGGPDSVCLLHILYLLSSRWRLGLEVAHFEHGLRGRESRDDARFVEKLARDFGLGFSLEHGNVRAFASREGTGIQEAARILRYEFLERVRSDTGSTHIATAHTADDQAEEVLLRLIRGAGLPGLSGIPWVRDSHIVRPLLGVTRQQILDHLKAHGIPFVTDRSNNSRAYLRNRIRRDLLPLLCESFNPAIVRTVNRTAEMLAEDHLLLENIAEKAYRDSLSYPGLDGEPAFSVKKIKRHPGPIRRRIYRMALRNLKLFNGRVTAAHLLAMDKLAVASKDPCASCRLPGGVLACRCYDELFISAGGREERFFNSNNRERSIRVTGPGRWPAPHGKGYVEISLSDVTDNYRSRNRRDYFSPLWLNPEAVGFPLDLRTRRPGEIFWPLGARGPFKLKKFLISSKVPKGIRDSLPLLARGKEVVAIVGVEIAHPYRLLQTSKRALSLQWIK is encoded by the coding sequence ATGTATGGGAAAAGGCCGGTCTTGTTAAAATCCGAGGGGCAAAAGGTCCATTCGTCATCCGGGATTTCATCTCTTGTCTCACTGGTCAGGCTGACTATCAGGCGCAAGAATCTCTTTGGGCCCGGGACAAGGGTAGTAGTTGCGGTTTCAGGCGGGCCGGATTCGGTCTGCCTGCTGCACATCCTGTATTTATTGAGCAGCCGGTGGAGGCTCGGCCTTGAAGTAGCCCATTTTGAGCACGGCCTCAGGGGCCGGGAATCCAGAGACGATGCCCGTTTTGTCGAGAAGCTGGCTCGCGATTTCGGGCTTGGTTTCTCCCTCGAGCACGGCAATGTCAGGGCCTTTGCCAGCAGAGAAGGCACAGGAATTCAGGAGGCCGCCCGGATCCTCAGGTATGAATTTCTGGAACGTGTGCGCTCCGATACCGGGAGCACACATATTGCCACGGCACATACCGCTGACGACCAGGCAGAAGAAGTGCTGCTGCGGTTAATCAGAGGTGCAGGCCTTCCGGGACTCAGCGGAATTCCGTGGGTGAGAGACAGCCACATAGTACGTCCGCTGCTGGGTGTAACCAGGCAGCAGATACTGGATCATCTCAAAGCTCATGGCATCCCGTTCGTAACAGATCGATCCAATAACAGCAGGGCGTATCTGCGCAATCGCATTCGCAGAGACCTTCTGCCGCTTCTATGCGAGAGCTTCAACCCGGCGATCGTGCGTACTGTCAATCGTACGGCAGAGATGCTGGCAGAAGACCACCTGTTATTAGAGAATATCGCAGAAAAGGCATATCGGGATTCATTGTCATATCCCGGCCTGGATGGAGAACCGGCCTTCAGTGTAAAAAAGATTAAAAGGCATCCGGGGCCGATTCGCCGCAGGATTTACAGAATGGCTCTGAGGAACTTAAAGCTGTTCAACGGCAGGGTGACAGCCGCTCATCTCTTGGCGATGGATAAGTTAGCCGTTGCGTCTAAAGACCCTTGCGCCTCATGCAGGCTGCCAGGAGGTGTACTGGCCTGCAGGTGCTATGATGAGCTTTTTATTTCTGCCGGCGGCCGGGAAGAACGGTTTTTTAATTCGAATAACAGGGAGCGTTCTATAAGAGTTACCGGGCCTGGACGTTGGCCTGCTCCTCATGGAAAGGGATACGTTGAAATTTCGCTCTCGGATGTCACTGATAACTACAGGTCCCGAAATCGAAGGGACTATTTCAGCCCGCTGTGGTTAAATCCTGAGGCCGTCGGTTTCCCTCTGGATCTCAGGACAAGAAGGCCCGGAGAAATTTTTTGGCCCCTGGGCGCCAGGGGACCTTTTAAGCTCAAGAAATTCCTGATCTCAAGCAAGGTCCCCAAAGGGATCAGGGATTCTTTGCCATTGCTCGCCAGAGGAAAGGAGGTAGTGGCAATAGTGGGGGTTGAAATAGCTCATCCATACAGGCTTCTCCAGACGAGCAAAAGGGCGCTCTCACTTCAGTGGATAAAGTGA
- a CDS encoding cell division protein FtsH — MNTFYRNLSLWLVIGLVMVFIFNLFNEPQKSIQEIPYSDFLKQVEKGEVTGVAIQGDRLEGMLESQTSFFTIIPAQDPDMMRLLKEKGITIQVKPVKETPWYLTLLISWFPMLLLIGVWIFFMRQMQTGGGRALSFGRSKAKIVTDQNTKVTFKDVAGIEEAKEELEEVIDFLKDPKKFTRLGGRIPKGVLLIGSPGTGKTLLARAIAGEADVPFFNISGSDFVEMFVGVGASRVRDLFVQAKKNAPCIIFIDELDAVGRHRGTGLGGGHDEREQTLNQLLVEMDGFESTGGIILVAATNRPDVLDPALLRPGRFDRQIVVPVPDLKGRENILKVHVNGVPLGPDVELALIARGTPGFSGADLENLVNEAALLAARESKETVSMADFEKAKDKVLMGTERKSLIISDEEKRVTAYHEAGHTLVAKILPGTDPIHKVTIIPRGRTLGLTQQLPEDERHSYPRSYLLNNLAILMGGRVAEELIMNEFTTGAGNDIERASHLARKMVCEWGMSDGLGPIAFGRKEEHPFLGRDFSQVKDYSEETARRIDKEILKMVHDSYKRAKSIIQEDIDCLHGIANALLEHEALDASSIDQIMSKCRKNTRIQMASA, encoded by the coding sequence TTGAATACCTTTTACAGGAACCTGAGCCTGTGGCTTGTTATCGGCCTTGTGATGGTCTTTATATTCAATCTCTTTAACGAGCCCCAAAAATCAATACAGGAGATCCCATACAGCGACTTTTTGAAACAAGTTGAAAAAGGTGAGGTGACCGGTGTTGCCATCCAGGGAGATAGACTTGAGGGTATGCTTGAGAGCCAGACATCTTTTTTTACCATAATACCCGCACAGGACCCGGATATGATGCGCCTGTTGAAAGAAAAAGGCATTACCATCCAGGTAAAACCTGTCAAGGAAACTCCCTGGTATCTTACATTGCTGATTTCCTGGTTTCCGATGTTGCTCCTCATTGGTGTATGGATTTTCTTTATGAGACAGATGCAGACAGGAGGTGGCCGTGCCCTGTCCTTTGGCCGCAGCAAGGCAAAGATTGTTACCGATCAGAATACCAAGGTCACATTTAAAGATGTGGCAGGAATAGAAGAGGCCAAGGAGGAGCTGGAGGAAGTAATCGATTTTCTGAAAGATCCCAAGAAGTTCACCCGTCTCGGAGGCAGAATTCCAAAGGGTGTATTGCTGATCGGGTCGCCCGGTACGGGGAAGACCCTTCTGGCCCGGGCCATAGCCGGAGAGGCGGATGTGCCGTTTTTCAATATCAGCGGGTCTGACTTTGTTGAAATGTTTGTCGGTGTGGGTGCTTCCAGGGTAAGAGACCTTTTTGTCCAGGCAAAGAAAAACGCACCATGCATTATCTTCATTGACGAGCTGGATGCAGTGGGACGCCACAGGGGTACCGGGCTGGGAGGCGGACATGACGAAAGGGAACAGACATTAAATCAGCTTCTGGTGGAGATGGACGGTTTTGAGAGCACCGGAGGGATTATTTTGGTTGCAGCCACCAACAGGCCTGACGTACTGGACCCCGCCCTGTTGAGACCCGGCCGCTTCGATCGACAGATAGTTGTCCCCGTACCCGATCTCAAGGGACGTGAAAATATATTGAAGGTACACGTGAACGGCGTTCCGCTCGGACCCGATGTCGAACTGGCATTAATTGCCAGGGGCACGCCAGGGTTCTCCGGAGCCGATCTTGAAAATCTTGTAAACGAGGCGGCCCTTCTTGCAGCCAGAGAAAGCAAAGAGACCGTCAGCATGGCTGACTTTGAGAAGGCCAAAGACAAGGTGCTCATGGGCACCGAGAGAAAAAGCCTTATCATTTCGGATGAGGAAAAGCGCGTAACTGCCTACCATGAAGCAGGACACACACTGGTGGCAAAGATTCTCCCCGGCACCGACCCGATTCACAAGGTGACCATTATACCGAGGGGCCGTACCCTCGGGCTCACCCAGCAGCTTCCTGAGGATGAGCGCCATAGCTATCCAAGGTCGTATCTTCTCAACAACCTTGCAATTCTCATGGGGGGCAGGGTGGCAGAAGAGCTGATAATGAATGAATTTACCACCGGGGCCGGGAATGACATTGAAAGGGCCTCGCATCTGGCGAGAAAGATGGTCTGTGAGTGGGGTATGAGTGACGGGCTTGGTCCGATAGCATTCGGCAGGAAGGAAGAACACCCGTTTCTCGGCAGGGACTTCAGCCAGGTTAAAGACTACAGCGAAGAAACCGCCAGGAGAATAGACAAAGAGATCCTGAAAATGGTGCATGATTCATACAAACGGGCCAAGTCGATAATTCAAGAGGATATCGATTGCCTTCACGGTATTGCCAACGCCTTATTGGAACATGAGGCCCTTGATGCATCGAGTATCGACCAGATAATGAGTAAGTGCAGAAAAAATACTCGGATCCAAATGGCATCTGCCTGA